The following proteins are encoded in a genomic region of Vicinamibacterales bacterium:
- the dinB gene encoding DNA polymerase IV, which yields MRRILHVDMDAFYASVEQRDRPELRGKPVAVGGDPHRRGVVAAASYEARTFGVRSAIPMARAVRLCPHLIIVKPDFRKYRAASDAVFEIFRSVTPLVEPMSLDEAYLDVTENAWGEPLGRNVALRIKRAIRDATGLTASAGVAPNKFLAKIASAWKKPDGLTVIAPERVERFLQTLPVDALWGVGPVTAARLRERGIERLVDVRTADDEVLRAAVGSWSEWLRQLANGIDDREVEPHHEPKSSGSENTYSQDLTDINEIRAEIDGMARDAAEWLVEHGLLCRTVTIKVRYSDFTTITRSHSRSPATRDDEDIAQRAVKLLERTDAASRPVRLLGVSVHNLEDPSAPFEPEDPRLPFDD from the coding sequence GTGCGCCGCATTCTCCATGTCGACATGGACGCGTTCTACGCGTCCGTCGAGCAGCGCGACCGCCCCGAGCTGCGGGGCAAGCCGGTCGCGGTCGGCGGAGACCCGCACCGCCGCGGCGTCGTCGCCGCTGCCAGCTACGAAGCGCGGACGTTCGGGGTGCGCTCGGCGATCCCGATGGCGCGCGCGGTGCGTCTCTGCCCGCACCTGATCATCGTCAAGCCCGACTTCCGGAAGTATCGCGCCGCCTCTGACGCGGTGTTCGAGATCTTCCGCTCGGTGACGCCGCTCGTCGAGCCGATGTCGCTCGACGAGGCGTATCTCGACGTCACCGAGAACGCGTGGGGGGAACCGCTGGGCCGCAACGTCGCGCTGCGGATCAAGCGGGCGATTCGCGACGCGACCGGCCTCACCGCGTCTGCCGGCGTGGCGCCGAACAAGTTCCTGGCGAAGATCGCCTCTGCCTGGAAGAAGCCCGACGGCCTCACCGTGATCGCGCCGGAACGGGTCGAGCGCTTCCTGCAGACGCTGCCGGTGGACGCGCTGTGGGGCGTCGGACCGGTGACCGCCGCGCGTCTCCGCGAGCGCGGCATCGAACGGCTGGTCGACGTGCGCACCGCCGACGACGAGGTCCTGCGCGCCGCGGTGGGGAGCTGGAGTGAGTGGCTGCGGCAGCTCGCCAACGGCATCGACGATCGCGAGGTCGAGCCGCACCACGAGCCCAAATCATCCGGCAGCGAGAACACCTACTCGCAGGATCTCACCGACATCAACGAGATCCGCGCCGAGATCGACGGCATGGCGCGAGACGCGGCCGAGTGGCTGGTCGAGCACGGGCTGCTCTGCCGGACGGTGACGATCAAGGTCCGCTATTCCGATTTCACCACGATCACCCGCAGCCACTCGCGATCGCCGGCCACCCGCGACGACGAAGACATCGCGCAGCGGGCGGTGAAGCTCCTCGAACGCACCGACGCGGCGAGCCGGCCGGTCCGGCTGCTCGGCGTCAGCGTGCACAACCTGGAAGATCCGTCCGCGCCGTTCGAGCCGGAAGATCCGCGCCTTCCGTTCGACGACTAA
- a CDS encoding VWA domain-containing protein, translating into MAASLVPALMTAILLQTFSSRTIGVRVDVMVTDGRVPVAGLSAADFELRDNGVVQPVHLIESSEPINAVLAFDVSASIDGRRHAELLRASEAFLAGLTRGDRAALVTFRHDVALRLALTPDLDTVRAELAAVKPAGDTSVLDGVFVALMSTQAQPGRSLVVVCTDGYDTSSWLTADAVVDAAKRSNAVIYAVSAGDTVSSELGDLADATGGQTIRVASGAELASAFRRILSDFRSRYVLAFTPNGVDPGGLHRLDVRVKRPGLSVKARQSYIGIGPGR; encoded by the coding sequence GTGGCCGCGTCCCTCGTCCCGGCGTTGATGACGGCGATCCTGCTGCAGACCTTCTCGTCGCGGACCATCGGCGTCCGCGTCGACGTGATGGTGACCGACGGCCGCGTCCCGGTCGCCGGTCTCAGCGCCGCCGACTTCGAGCTGCGCGACAACGGTGTCGTCCAGCCGGTTCATCTGATCGAATCCAGCGAGCCGATCAACGCCGTGCTCGCCTTCGACGTGAGCGCGAGCATCGACGGACGCCGCCACGCGGAGCTGCTGCGGGCGAGCGAGGCCTTCCTTGCCGGCCTCACTCGCGGCGATCGCGCGGCGCTCGTCACCTTCCGCCATGACGTCGCGCTGCGCCTCGCGCTCACCCCCGACCTGGATACCGTGCGTGCGGAACTCGCCGCCGTCAAGCCGGCCGGCGACACTTCCGTGCTCGACGGCGTGTTCGTCGCGCTCATGAGCACACAGGCCCAGCCCGGACGATCGCTCGTCGTTGTCTGCACGGACGGGTACGACACCTCGAGCTGGCTGACCGCCGATGCCGTCGTCGACGCCGCGAAGCGATCGAATGCGGTGATCTACGCCGTCTCCGCCGGCGATACCGTCTCCTCGGAGCTGGGGGATCTCGCCGACGCAACCGGCGGTCAGACGATTCGCGTCGCGTCGGGAGCGGAACTGGCGTCCGCCTTCCGCCGGATCCTGAGCGACTTCCGCAGCCGCTACGTGCTCGCCTTCACGCCGAATGGCGTCGACCCCGGCGGCCTGCATCGGCTCGACGTGCGCGTCAAGCGGCCCGGGCTGTCCGTCAAGGCTCGCCAGAGCTACATCGGGATCGGCCCTGGCAGGTAG
- a CDS encoding tetratricopeptide repeat protein, with product MRRRAIALVTLAIAAVAPAPAAASDFPASGVAVLERWAGAVGSHTPGVLDQAADRIMAFTYHERQLLDDPLRTFLSILSGRRYDPDTELQRKVDALARASLARLGYGGFLKRAVLLHSDVAVARESIPPSPLPSLPPVPASQSPLLSTRRMTVSRDGEVLGQIESDWNWPFVRSLVGRIHDAAPADPFVGDWYHATLAFLFERRVYAEAAVHLANAAKLVPDDPRLLFDRAVYAEIQGMPTNQVLMRNVDTVAIRRWRESGRFPSSANAATRAAAGLDIPPKAEADAEAERLFRRALAVDPQYAEARLRLARVLIERRRHDEALVHARTALSGALAEDLAFLARLFAGRAEQALGRLREAANEIDEALRLYPQAQSALLAKSQVALLRGDVTGAIAPIGLLPRDPSSAIPSLDPWLDYRLATGREWQRLYRALYAAAR from the coding sequence ATGCGACGCCGCGCGATCGCGCTCGTGACTCTGGCCATCGCGGCCGTGGCGCCCGCGCCGGCCGCCGCCTCGGATTTCCCTGCGTCGGGTGTGGCGGTGCTCGAGCGTTGGGCCGGCGCGGTCGGCAGTCACACCCCTGGCGTCCTCGATCAGGCGGCCGATCGAATAATGGCGTTCACCTACCACGAGCGTCAGCTGCTGGACGATCCGTTGCGGACCTTTCTGTCGATTCTGTCCGGACGCCGCTACGATCCGGACACCGAGTTGCAGAGGAAGGTCGACGCGCTCGCGCGAGCCTCGCTCGCCCGTCTTGGCTACGGCGGGTTTCTCAAGCGGGCGGTGCTCCTGCACAGCGACGTCGCGGTCGCGCGTGAGTCGATTCCGCCGTCGCCGCTGCCGTCGCTGCCGCCGGTCCCGGCATCGCAGTCGCCGCTCCTCTCGACCAGGCGCATGACGGTGAGCCGCGACGGCGAGGTGCTCGGACAGATCGAGTCGGACTGGAACTGGCCCTTCGTCCGGAGCCTCGTCGGCCGCATCCATGACGCCGCGCCGGCGGATCCGTTCGTCGGCGACTGGTATCACGCCACGCTGGCATTCCTGTTCGAGCGGAGAGTCTACGCGGAGGCCGCGGTGCATCTCGCGAACGCGGCGAAGCTGGTGCCGGACGATCCGCGCCTCTTGTTCGATCGCGCCGTGTACGCGGAGATTCAGGGCATGCCGACGAATCAGGTCCTGATGCGCAACGTCGATACGGTCGCGATTCGCCGCTGGCGCGAGAGCGGCCGTTTTCCCAGTTCCGCGAACGCCGCCACCCGCGCCGCCGCCGGCCTCGACATTCCGCCCAAAGCCGAGGCCGACGCGGAGGCGGAGCGCCTGTTCCGGCGCGCGCTCGCCGTCGACCCGCAGTACGCCGAGGCGCGGCTCCGGCTGGCGCGGGTGTTGATCGAGCGGCGACGCCATGACGAAGCGCTCGTTCACGCTCGCACGGCGCTGTCCGGGGCGCTCGCGGAGGATCTGGCGTTTCTCGCGCGGCTGTTCGCCGGCCGTGCCGAGCAGGCGCTCGGCCGCCTGCGCGAGGCGGCGAACGAGATCGACGAGGCGCTGCGCCTGTATCCGCAGGCGCAGTCCGCGCTGCTCGCGAAGAGCCAGGTCGCGCTGCTGCGCGGCGACGTCACCGGAGCGATCGCACCCATCGGGCTGCTGCCCCGCGACCCGTCGTCGGCCATCCCGAGCCTCGATCCCTGGCTCGACTATCGTCTCGCCACGGGACGCGAGTGGCAGCGGCTTTATCGCGCCTTGTACGCCGCCGCTCGTTAG
- a CDS encoding peptidase inhibitor family I36 protein: MTSTRIAVAACAAVLAVASAAEAQRWGYGRRPRDGACFYEDRNFGGQYFCVDAGANLPSIPQGMSDRISSLRVFGRAEVTIYRDYRFNGRSTRFTRDVRDLRNEGWNDAISSLDVRGRNAGGSGGGDPDRIVRRAYDDILEREPDSAGLRLYRSRIVDDGWTEAQVRDALRRSPEYQKLMADKAREIVRRAYLNVLKREPDAGAGSYVDKVVRQRWTQADVERELRKSPEYRARGGR; encoded by the coding sequence ATGACGTCCACGAGAATCGCGGTGGCCGCCTGCGCCGCCGTGCTCGCGGTTGCCTCGGCCGCGGAGGCGCAGCGATGGGGTTACGGCCGGCGGCCCCGCGACGGCGCGTGCTTCTACGAGGACCGTAACTTCGGCGGTCAGTACTTCTGTGTCGACGCGGGCGCGAACCTGCCGTCGATCCCGCAGGGGATGAGCGATCGGATCTCCTCGCTTCGCGTCTTCGGCCGGGCGGAGGTCACGATCTATCGCGATTACCGCTTCAACGGGCGATCGACCCGGTTCACGCGCGATGTCCGCGACCTCAGGAACGAGGGCTGGAACGACGCCATTTCGTCGCTCGACGTGCGCGGCCGCAATGCCGGCGGCTCCGGCGGCGGCGATCCCGATCGCATCGTCCGCCGCGCGTACGACGACATCCTCGAGCGCGAGCCGGATTCAGCCGGCCTGCGGCTGTACCGCTCCCGCATTGTCGATGACGGGTGGACCGAGGCGCAGGTGCGCGACGCCCTGCGGCGCAGTCCCGAGTACCAGAAGCTGATGGCGGACAAGGCGCGCGAGATCGTGCGTCGTGCCTATCTCAACGTGCTCAAGCGGGAGCCGGACGCGGGCGCCGGCAGCTACGTCGACAAAGTCGTCCGCCAGCGCTGGACCCAGGCGGATGTGGAGCGGGAGCTGCGCAAGAGCCCCGAGTACCGCGCCCGCGGCGGACGGTAG
- a CDS encoding DUF1684 domain-containing protein, producing the protein MKSLCAAIVLALAAGQTASYRAELDTYRQKRLAELTAPNGWLAVQGLFWLHDGANSAGSDPASEIKLPARAPKRLGVFTLAAGKVTFAPDPAAHVEVAGKHASGPVVLAGGESNAVVSARISLFVIRRGDRVGLRMLDPDSPARRRFAGLRYFPTDPAYRLKARFTPYQAMKTVSVLNVLGQLVPMESPGYVEFTLEGRTWRLEPVYETSRREDLFFIFKDLTSRTETYEAGRYLHAPLPKDGYVDLDFNRAYNPPCAFTGFATCPLPTKDNQLAVAIRAGELRHH; encoded by the coding sequence ATGAAATCACTCTGTGCCGCAATCGTTCTCGCGCTCGCCGCCGGTCAGACGGCGTCGTATCGCGCGGAGCTCGACACGTACCGGCAGAAGCGTCTGGCGGAGCTGACGGCCCCCAACGGATGGCTGGCGGTTCAGGGACTGTTCTGGCTCCACGACGGCGCGAACAGCGCGGGCAGCGACCCGGCCTCGGAGATCAAGCTGCCGGCGCGTGCGCCGAAGCGCCTCGGGGTGTTCACCCTGGCGGCCGGTAAGGTGACCTTCGCGCCGGACCCCGCGGCCCACGTCGAGGTGGCGGGGAAACACGCCTCGGGACCGGTCGTGCTCGCCGGCGGCGAGTCGAACGCGGTCGTGAGCGCGCGCATCAGCCTGTTCGTCATCCGCCGCGGCGACCGCGTCGGACTGCGCATGCTCGATCCCGACAGCCCGGCCCGCAGGAGGTTCGCGGGCCTGCGCTATTTCCCGACCGACCCGGCGTATCGCCTGAAGGCGCGATTCACGCCGTACCAGGCGATGAAGACCGTTTCCGTGTTGAACGTGCTCGGTCAGCTCGTGCCGATGGAGAGTCCCGGCTACGTCGAGTTCACGCTGGAGGGACGCACCTGGCGGCTCGAGCCCGTGTACGAAACCTCCCGTCGGGAGGATCTGTTCTTCATCTTCAAGGATCTCACGAGCCGCACCGAGACCTACGAAGCCGGCCGCTACCTGCACGCCCCGCTGCCGAAGGACGGCTACGTCGACCTGGATTTCAACCGGGCCTACAACCCGCCCTGTGCGTTCACCGGCTTCGCCACCTGTCCGCTGCCGACGAAGGACAATCAGCTCGCGGTCGCGATTCGCGCCGGCGAGCTGCGCCATCACTGA